The region AAGTGAAGTCTGGATTGGACAAGTttgtgggggttgggggggtgcATTGGGTTTCTGGGGTTTTGAATAAGAGCTACCGTttttggggttgtgtgtgtacgAAAATAAATGGGATTACGACTTCAGCGATCATTCAGACGTACGTAACCAGCCGAGATAAAAGCGTACACGCTTTCTACCTCGCTGTGAACGTGTAGTCGATGAGCCGATACGTCCTTAATGTCTGAGATGATTGTTTTTCGGCTAGCTAAGTAAACCATGTCTCAAGTCAAAcctcagacaccaaacatgtcgTAGCTGATCGACTACATCTGGGGTGAGGACAACACCGTGTAAGGTCGTTCGGTTCTGTGTAGGACATAGACCTCACCATGGCATCAGTGACAGAAGAAAATGGCTGCCTTGACATCATATAAGCTATATCGTCCGATATAATTAGTCCAGTATGTGTTTCTGAAGAATAAACTAGCTGCATTGCTgattgtgctttaaaaaaaataaaagagagagagaggacagaacAGACGCGAGTGAGTCAGAACTGGGACGGTTCAGTAACAGCACGACGTGCAGTGTGTACATTCACCGATTACACCGTGAGCTCAGGGCTGGTGCTGCAGTCATGCACATTCACACTTCTGATCACTCCTGAGCACCAGAAGCTGGAAAATAACACAACCGTACGTTTACGGATACACACTCACGCACCGCAGTATCGAATTAAAACACAGTGAGACCTCCGGCACTGTGCTCGGGACCGGGTCGGCCATTTTGTTCACTGAACTCTGATCCAGGTGAGAGAATGATCGGATTTTCCGAGGAGTTTTACCGGACGATGCGTCTTTGATGTTTTCACGATTTAATAATAACCCTACCTTAACACtcggtacgtttacacggacagcaataatccgatatgaacccggttaggacgatactctgattaagaaactagcatgtaaacagagattatacgattaaagtcgtactcgaagtaaacacaactggaattaagacgtgtggagtatttcctgttttagtcgcgttatcgacgtgcgttacagacacgtacacaccttgatcacactattaacgtcgtgtgggagttttcaccgcgttttgcgacaggacacgtacacacacggcagcgctcgaccgtttaaCGCCAAACGAGAGAGcgcggctgcgtcccaaaccgcgtacttacctactgtatagtaggagaaatacatgtatctcagccactgtatagacggtaagtacgcggtttgggacgcagcccacggcttcaagcggtcgtctatttgcacgtacagcatgatacataattaaccgcacttgaagcgttcgtaaaaattaaaaataaaaacacccaaaactgtatacggttccataacgaagacatgtcgatacgtgagattctggagggaacgtcggacggcgtgacgtggggacgtaatcACGTGTGACGTTactcgatctatgttctataacacgtaacacctgaacatgaaaggagtattctaaaagcgactcatgtaaacaccttaatcagaatatcgtcttattcagaataaggtcagtaattagatcacTGCTGTCCGTGTGAACGTACTCACTGTGTACGCTGAATGTTCTGATATACGTACAATCAACTCCATCATCAATTACAGGCACTTTGCGACAGAATCGCAAAAACGAATGAATACCATGAACAACGTAATTACATTTCCTGTTCCAACTTAATGTAAGACATTAAAGCGGTTTTAAGCTTTTTCAGGGAACGAATGCTTATAGCTGTTACAACTTAAGTGAtacattttctccctaatttagtctTCCCATCATATGACAGCTAAAACCCGGGGAGGTTGAGGGCTAACACGTGCGTCCTCCGAGACACGCCAAGCCCCAGCCAAGCCAAGCCAATCGACCACATCTTTTCTAACTCACAAGTAGTccacgattggctgattggctGTGATTAACAGCGATGAGAGAGTAACGCCATCCGAGCTCTCTTAGTACGCGGCATCGTTTCGATTCGGACTCAGACCCTTCTCAGATCgccgtggtataagaggaataattacgcttcaggatgtgctgctgtaggaaaataatcacgcTCAGCTTGGTAAGAGTAACTCTACTGTGCGTCATGGATTATCTTCCTGTGACATCACGGTCCTGCtcgttttattcctttctcCTGCAGCGTCACTTTAAGCTCGGTATATCACTCGCTGCATGGTTATTTTTTGCTCGATTTTcacgaagggtgccaataattccgGAGTTGACTTGATAGCATATCAGATCTTTTCCAAACCGTTCACTCGGACCCCCGTACTGTATTTCCAGAGAGACTCGTCGTATCTCGGCTTACTCTGGAGTCTAAAAATGTTTGTGTCCGCGCTTCGGTTCTCTCACGACACGAGGAAGCTGCCTTGTTCAGAGACCGTCATTAAAAGAGTTCATGTAAATACCATCTGAACATTTTGTTTTGATAAAGAACTTGGACGCCACGTAAGTTACAGACATCCGGAACATCGGCGTAAGCGGCGCACGGACAGAAACATGAGCCGAAACGCTTCACCGGCGGCGTATTGCTGTGTTCGTGACTCGTGAGTCGAGTGCGCCGTCCCCATGGACACGTGAAAACCCGAGCGGCGTGTTTAACTGTCTTTCAGAAACGCTCTGGTTGATGTGACATGGAAACGTTTACACGTGCGGTATTAAAAGGAGACTATTTACATCGAAGTGGAATGAAGGTAAAAACTTTTGCAGTTCTCGTTAGGTGTTCGAAGCCCTTCAGACCCCGTGTGCAATGTACGTAAAGGTCCCGACGTGATTATGAAACAAACCTGATGAATAATTAAAGGGAAAGTGGATTGATTGGCGGTTAAAGAAGCGCGTTAGTGTTAAATGGGTCGAGCATCATTCATAATCACACAGGGATGGAGCAGGGGTTTGGGTTGTTTGCACCATGAGATCATCCAAAACTGTGAAAAGCGGCGAGTGTGTGGATAACACGGCTCTTTCGAACGTTTCCTTGTTTTAGATGCGCGCCAAGCAAAAGTAGCGCTTacttaattacattattattgttttaaaaaattttttttttcccccaccaaaATCCCCACAATCCTGTTTTCTCGCTTCCTACTGGTGCAGAAAACCGAGGCTCGTGAAGTCACTGATCAATGGACTTCGCTTCGATAACGTCGCTGTGATGGGACAGTACACGAGTCACACCTGCGTACCTTTCCCCTTCTACCGGGTGAATACTTATACTGCTGCTTTCTCTGAAAAGGCAGGTCGAACAAAGCGTAAATGTTGGCACCTCAGACATAATGCTGAATGGAACTGAATCTTGAGCTGAGTTCAATGGCGTCATTCTTTTCACGTCCCCGCAACAAATCTCCGGCACTCCGATCGACTTTTCCCAAACTACAGACGAGATGGACGCTATGTGGTTTGCGCACATTCTGAGCTCGTGTACTCATTCACGCGGCTTCCTGTGCAGATCCATTACTAGGTAACCACTTGTTGTAATCCGATCGGCCgataacgcatgtctttgggagAGGAGACCGGAGTACCCGGGGGAAACCCCCGGAAGCGTGAGGAGAACCTgcaagctccacgcacacacagggtggaaacaggaatcgaacccgcaaccctggaggtgcgaggcagacgtgctaaccccccccccaacaagaTTCGTAGCTTTGTCGTAGCTCAGTCATCAACATGCTAGCTAAGTGCTTTGAAACACAACCCTATCGCCACGGCGACATTTACAGGGCTTCACGCTGCCAATCGGCTGCTCGGCGTCACAGTTTACGTCAATCCCGTGATAACAAGTGCGGAATGGCATCGTTAATGCCGACGTGTGAACGTCGCATTACGGAAATATTACACAACATCGTGAGACTATTTGGCTTGTCGCGAAGACGGTGAACTATACGTTATGACATCGCAGTAATATTTATAGATGGAGAACAATCCTTTCCGACAGTGATGTCGATTCTGTGCGTGTGAAACCCTCTGGGTCTGAAGGGGttcataaataaacactgtgttgGGCTTTTTGTTATTCTGAAGCGTCTGAACGTAATGGATACATAACGCCGAGTCACTTCAAGGCTTGGATTTACAGACACGTGtttttaacaacaataatagaaaaaaaaaaaaaaaatcaaactgaGCTCATCCGTAATCAGCCTTTCTATCTAAGGTCGTAGTCGTTTCCTATCACGGAGCGGAAAATATGAAAAGGAAAACGTGAAAATGTTCGCCGTGTCATATCTGAAATCGATAAATAAACCAGTGCTGATGTGAAGACGGACACAGAGAGCAGGAGAGCTGAAACCTGGCTGAAGGCACGTTGCAGGAGGAAGCTGGAGGTCGCTGCGTGTTGGCTACCGATTCCATGTTGCTTGAGTTTAGTTAGTGTTCGGATAGTGTTAGCACGGTGGACGTTAGCTACTTCAGCAGAGCACGGTAGAGCAGGAGCGATCGGCTCGTCTCTCGCTCCTGCTCCAGGTAGAATATGAAGTCCCTGAGGTTCACGCGCGTGATTCGCTGCCGATGGAACTGGCGCGAGGACGACAACGATGAGGCTGGAGAACCCACGGAGCTCCCCGACACCTACGGAGAGAACCGAGGACCAGAGTGAGACCCGACTGTGACAGATCAGAGTCATGGGTAAGAGACATCAACGCATTCACACTCGATAGgggagaaataataataataatccatacatatgagtctttattgtcacgtatacattacagcacagtgaaactgTTCTCTTCGCATAGCCCAGCATGTGCTGTGGGTATGTGTCCAGTGCTGGGGTGAGGAGGTGAGGAGCTAAATAGCAGCCAGGGAAAGTCATAAagtatggatttttaaaaaaacaataatatttcCAATACTGAGAGAAGGTTTTTGAGTTTCGGAGCTGCTCCGTTTCAGTGGGAAAGAAAGTCACAGAAgtcaacaattacaaaaaaatatacaacttAAAAGTTATTTTAGACTTGAACCATTTAAAATCAGACTTCATCGAATTTCCTCAGATGAAAGAGAGGAGAAGCAGAAAGAGCCCAAAAACACAAGCCACGATGTTTGGCATGAATGATGAAGCCATGTCTGATCCACCTCCATCCATTCGCTCACAATTAGAGGGATTATGCTCCATAAACACGGATCATGGAGGCAGCGAGGGCTGTGATTGCAAACATCTGGCTCTGGTCAGAGTTCATGCCGTGGCTTTGGTCTGAAATGCATACGAGGCCTTTTATACCGACCTAATAAGAACCGCCTTCGTGTTCTCataaagtgtgtgcgtgtgtgagtgtgtgtgtgagctcagcTTCACACAGGTGGAGTGTGTGTCAAggctgagtgagtgtgtgacagGCAGAGCTCAGGATGGCCTCCGGGGGGAATCAGGACACCTGCAGCTGCCTCATCAGGCCAATCAGTGATGACCCCGTGTGAAAGGCTGGTCTGCCTGCTGCCATGGCAATTACTGCCAATCATCAGCTCAGCCAATCAAACGCATCCGTCCACCTGgagagaactgtgtgtgtgtgtgtgtgtgtgtgtgtgttgtaggatggatatgtcatatgacatcatgCCTGCGAGCTCCATCACAGATAAAATGACAGATGCTGCTTCTAGCCGTGTGgatcttcttttctctctctctctcttttctctgttttctctctctgctctctctctgttctgtgTTTTCTCTGTGTTTGGACTTTACAGAGTCTGGTTGTTCGCATCAGGCTGCTCTTTAAACCTGGAATTAGCGGCATTAGCGAGCAGCCATGCGTAGCGCATCACGCTTTGTTTCAGAGCACATTGAATTTCAGAtgctttcttctcttctctcagcATGAGCTTGCAAGATGTGGTAGGGCCCatgaatacgtgtgtgtgtgtgtgtgtgtgtgtgtgtgtgtgtgtgtgtgtgtgtgtgtgtgtgtgtgtctctctctctctctctctctctgacctttCTGCCTATATTTTGATTGCCTAACCAGgcagtgtcacacacacacacacacacacacacacacacacaacacatatcaCAAAACACAGGGCCAAGAAAGGAAGGGAGGAAATAGAAATAATGAAGGAAatgacatgaaaagaaagaaagaaagaaagacaaagaaagaaatgacaaaaataaagaaagagggaagaaagagggaaacaaagaaagaaagaaaaaaagaaagaaagagggaaatagagagagaaagaaagaaagagggaagggggaaagaaaaagaaagaaagaaagagggaaagaaggaaagaaagaaagaaagaaagaaagaaagaaagaaagaaagagggaaagagagaaagaaagaaagaaagaaagagggaaagagagagagaaagaaagaaggaaagaaagggaaagagtgaaaaaagaaagggaaagaaagagagaaacaaagaaagaaagaaaaaaagaaagaaagagggaaatagagagagaaacaaagaaaaagaaagaaagaaagagagaagggggaaagaaaaagaaagaaagaaagaaagagggaaagaaagagagaaagagggaaagagagagagaaaagagggaaagaaggaaagaaagaaagaaagagggaaagagagagagaaagaaagaaggaaagaaagggaaagagggaaaaaagaaagggaaagaaagagagaaggaaagaaggaaagaaagaaagaaagaaagaaagaaagaaagaaagaaagaaagagggaaagaaaaagaaagaaagaaactgggaaagaaagagagaagggggaaagaaagagggaaagaaagaaaaaaagaaagaaagagggaaagaaagagagaggggggaaagaaaaagaaagaaagaaagagggaaagaaagagagaagggggaaagaaagaaagagggaaagaaagagagagggaaagaaagagagagggaaagaaagaaagagggaaagaaagagagagggagagaaagagagagggagaggatggATCGAGAGtggaaatgtttctgattgctTGGGGATTTCTGGAGTTCAGGACtgagggaggagagagacagaaaaagaaaaaaggaagaaagaaaaaatggatagatggaaaaaaaaaaacatatggggaggaatgacacacacacacacacacacacacacacacacacacacacacacacacacacacactgcagacaacTGCATGACGGCCACAATGGTGTGAGGATGCTGTTGCCAACATTCTCACCTACACACCCTCTGCTGACAACCTGCTGGCGGCAAacgcacacacatgtacacgcacacacacatgtacacacacacacacacacacacacacatgtacacacacacacacacacacggctggccATCAGGAGCATGGTGAGAGGtgatgtgtgtggggtgtgtgagtgtggatgAATACTAATCTGGTCATAATGTGTTCACACACGCAGGCTAATAACACATTAGTGAAGCGCAGCGCTCGCAGACCTGTGTGGGTATTCAGCTCTCACTGGGGGAAACCCCCGGCACTGAGCATTATGGGTAAATAATGGCTGAAGTGACGGTAGGGGGTATGGTGGAGGGAGACCCCCTGTCAGGACTAACCACACAAACACGCcataaacagagagacagacagagacggagagagagaaactaaaTCTAACTCTTACATCAGAAACAGcttcctgattggtcagattccAGGACAGGAAGTAGTCAGAGGTTACAACCAGGAAAAGGACAGAGACTTCAGCTACACGTCGAAAGCCACATTCTTTTCTTTACAAAGCAGAGGAATGCGTCCGAATATCCccactaccctactacacattAGGCGCAAAGCAAAACGCCAAAGGAaactgcgctatcccataatgcaccggGACTGGCACGGAAGAGCTGCTAGAATCCACGCGGTGTAGTACGTCTGGATCGTCTTCATGCTACGTATAATAGTCTCTCCTGCCAGTAATGAggacagaaagatagacagatacTATGCAGTcaggccaaaagtatgtggacacctgaccatcacacccatatgtggttcttccccaataAAACTGTCGCCATTAAAATACTAAACACTCAGCTGTACAGAACGCCGAATACAGTTTCCCTTCTCCGTAACGAAACCTGTTCCGGCATGACAAAGTCCCTGTGCACAAGACAGGAAAACATAAAGAGAGACGAAGAACAGAGCAGAGTAAGGGAATGAAGATTTATGTGAGAGCTGGCCAGAggaacagaagaaagaaagaaaaaaacacagaatatATTATCTCTGGTAACTGTGATACACTTCTACATGTGTGTTTACATTTGCATCGCTACCGCAaaagatatattatatatataatttaaagtttaatgaatgtaaaacgtctgcaaagtttcaaaaatcaaagcgcaccacaaacggagttatcgactcctaaaagaaggaatcgattctgaacagctgaatcgagtcgttactgattccagactttacttcctgtactaacctacgtaggtttgtgacagtaaaccccgcctctggtcttcatcggctgctcgctgacagacagagctgaaacGCGTTACGGTAgcgggcgtttcctttttgaaacgcGCTGACAGCAGAcagggacatctgaccaatcagagcagagtatgctctctgtaaggaggagtttagagtgaatcgtttagaacggatcattgaacgagtcttTTTTGACACTTGGggaaaaaggtaacgctgcagtttaaattatgagcacgttaaagtgttttttgtcctcggatgcgtgtaaacctattgtatgagaccgttaaaacaaaattaggcccGTTTCAAAACCACAATAGGCGCGCTTTAACAAATTCAGAAAGACCCGcaagtgttgcggaccgacccAGAAGCGAACGTCCGCTGACATCCGCTGACGTACGGAGACTTCTGGGACGCCCCGTATGCACGTGATGCACACTGGATTCCCGTCTTGAGGAAAAAGGTAATCCTTTCGAACGGGCTGAACGGCAGTGAAGGGAACGCGGACGATTCGAGACGTCACCATTAAACTGTCGCTGACATGAAGGCAGACCGTTTAGGGAGTGCGAATTTTCTGCACGGGTGCTTCGAGAAGTCTCGGTGTGATACTTGATTTTTAAAGACGGCTGTTAAAAGTGACTAGGAGCCATGAAAGGATGAGAAAAGGAAGTGGATCACGTCACTGTGCTGCGAGTGCTACACCGGAGACGGCTGAATCAGTCAGCTACTGCGATGTAGCAGTAAAAATGAGAACGCTGATCCTGCTACCTCGACTCGGGGCTAAATAAGAATCTGTTTCGAGGTGGAGAGGGCCGAGTTTTTTTCAGCCTGAGGCGGTGGGAGGACGTAAAGCCGAAGCACACGGTCACCTCCATGCTGCCTCACTCTCCTCCAAACCCTGACGGCATCATGGGACAGGACCCCCTCTCTCCAAAATCCACCTCCATAATAACTCCTGCCATTAATTAAGACCAGAGGCCTGCtcttttccctccctctctccctctctccctccctctctctctctctctctctgcctggaGAAAAGGCCGATGAGGACATTTTGGAAAGAGTTAACAGATGTCGGCTGATTGGCCCGGGGGCCTTTCGAGACATCGCCCGAGTGATGTATTTGATGTGGAGTTTATTCGGCTCCAATAAACGTATAAAGAATTAGAATAATAATTTGCAGCTGTACGCGGAGAGGATTACAGGCCAGAGCTCTCTTTGAAGCCAAGAAGCACAAACACGGGAGCGGAGAACAGAAAGGCGAGGCTTTGTGCGCCGAGCTGCGGGTCAGCGAGGAGGCCACGGCGGGTCGAGGAACCTGTGCGCGCGTGTGTTAATATCTTCGTTCACGGGCTGTCGGGGGACGTTTTATAAAGTGTGCGTGGGGGAGACAAGTGAGCGCTTCGTGAGTGTAAATCAGAGAGGCGTTTAACGGTGTGCGTTCCACGCGAAGGAGGAGCCGAGCTACAGAAACGCCGCCGTGGGTATGACGGACCGGTTTCATTTACAGAGCCCgggtgtttttttgggggggggggggcgtatAGGGGGGAATGTTGGGAACTGGAAAGACAAAGAAGTAAGGATGGAAGTAAGTCGCACTTATTCTGAGCGCTGTGATAAATGGAGGAAttacattcaaaacaaacaacctcAATTCACTCCCACGATAAAGAGCAACAAATCTCCAAAACGGCCGCTCGCTGCACGCCTTAATACCCgcacagaaaacagaaaacagcgtgcgagagagagagagagagagagagagagagagagagctccatGGCGATGCATAGCAACGGCGCACAATCTCAGTCAAGGAGAAAGAAGGCGAAGGGggggcataaaaaaaaaaaaaaacaaaaaaaaacaccttattACTTCTAACTCCTGCAAGCCATTTTGGTCTCCAAAGGTTTCGCAGTGCCTCGGGCGCTGTGTCTGCAGTGTTTCGGGAAATGACTTGCCTTCGCACGAACACTGCCATGTTCTGCAGTGCCGCTGCCCCCCAGCAGCCCCGCTCAATTTCTCTTTAACCCTTTCCTGCCTTTCGCGCCTGAGAATCACCGCctctgagctctctctctctctcgctctctctctctctcttcaccttAGTCTGTCACATTGTTTAGCCTCAAACAGACACCGCTTTCCGCCCCGTTCTCCGTCTGAGCCCCGGAGTTGTAGCGTCAGTCGTCTCGGTCTCCGTCGCCGTCTCGACCGGCTACTGGAGCACAAGGTTAGTCTTagtggtttttttgttgttttgttgttttttttgtttttgtttttttgtctcgCATGCACTGGAGTGTGTATCCAGGCTGGATTAACTCTGCAAACTCGTTGACACAACACATAATTAAACATTTCGCTCGAGGTCAGGAATTTTCTAATTAGTAGTGTTACTGACAAAGCTGCAATTGCATCGCCTCGAGTCACACAGTCCACAGGTTACTGCTGAGATGAAAGCCGTGCCTGAAGCATTGTTCTGGGGGAAAGTTCACACAAACAcgaatccacacacacacacacacacacacacacacacacacacacacacacacacacacgtgtctgtcttactatccttgtaaggaccttccattgacataattattaatgcagctaattaatgctatgctacacctaaacctaaccctaaccttaaacCTTCATTTTTggaaacctttttatttatttatttatttaaataaaagcccTACGtagctttaataaaaacttgtgGGGTCCTGTCAACTGTCCCGTAAGGTCAAAACTGAGATATTCCTATAATGTCCCTACCaagatatataaaaaacatgcacacaccaaaaaaaaaaaaaaaaaaaaaaaaacccagaaagaaGGGTCACCTGGTGATactgcttgttttttgtttttttttaatgtctggaAGCTTCCTCTGGAACAAAAGTGCTTCAAAACCTTTCTAATTGAAAGCAAAAATCTAccgtctctcattctctctctctctctctctctttatttccacTCTCCTTTTGTTTCTCTCAGAAAGAGTTTCAGCTgggagacaaagaaacaaaagccGCCGAGGCGTAATTACAGTTAATTGTGCATCTTCGAATGCACATGCTGTATTTTCCGGAcgataaacatgtttttttgccCTTTAGCATCTGCTGCAACTTATAATGCAAATCAGAGGACGTTATCATTTTCCCATTAGCCTGATTGCAATATTTATTAGTGTTCTTACGGTAGGGTGTACTACTCCAGCATTTATGGTAGTTATTGGCACTAATTACACGGAAAATCCCACTGTAGCTGTGCTAGCACGGTCCGTGTCTGTTTTAGACGCAGGGTAATCATTATGTCAGATAAATAAACCCACTATCTTAATGAAACCGCACGTATGAAGATTGTCTCAGGATTCAGGTGGTGCGTCTTATACTCCGTAGCGGATGACTGCCTGGGAAATATAACGTGTGGGGAAAATGACACGTCCATGTTCACGACCCACATCCGGCGCTGCACTAACGTCTCGAACATACTGTCTAAACAGAGACGTCTGTGGCTTAACTACTCGCAACTGAGACACACCGGACAGCTGCGctgaaaataaacaggaaaataTGATCCAGGTACTCTGTCCTGTCCCGTGTCCAATCACAGACTCTCGTCCTCTCGATACCGATCTCAAATATATACTGATATAAGACTGATGCGACTGTAGTCTGGCACTCGGCGGCCATCTTGGCAATACTCCCGATCAGTATATCCAATGATATAAGATCAGACTCCTGTCTACTCGAATGACGAGAGATTCTTAAAGCGGAAAAGGAATGACAAGAAGACCTTTCAAACATGTCGTCTTCGGTTCTAAAAAGATGGAACGAATAAAAGATTGTCTCATGGTTCTCCATAACTAACAAGTGCCCTCTATCTCTGTATGTGTCAGTGTAAAAAGTTCTAGACCTACAAAGTGACCGGCTCTTTTTTTTACTAATGGGCAGGACTTTCAACAAAAGCTCATAACTCAGGACTTCTGACCTCCAAcgagggaaaaacaaacaaacaaacaaacaaacaaaaacacagaaagtCTGGAAGTTCTCCCCAGACCTCCGGTGACATCATGCCATCACGGACGCCGCTCACATCGTCAACAGAGACACGTTAGTTGGTTACATTCGTAACTCTTAATGTTTTGAGAAGGTAAGTACATCATAAACTCAGGTTGCctaatgttagctggctagcttgttgctaacaaacaCGTGCtttggtgggggaaaaaaaaaaacagctctctGAGATTCACTCCTTGGCACAGAAGCTCAACATTTAAGCGCCTGACTGGATACCGTACTGGAATATCTCGGGCTACGCGCTAAACACGGCGTCTGTGGAACTTTTCTTTTTGGCGTGTATTAAAAATTCAGTGAGTTTCATATGTAAAGCGAACCCAGTTAAGAAGTAAACGTCAAGGATGGAGTAGGAACGCAGCTCCTCAGAAGACTCGGCTAATGAGGGCTTGTTGATTTTTAGGCCGTTCGCTAAGTCGCTTCCTGAGCTGTGTTAAATTTTAATCCTCTCTGACTGGCAAGGCGGAGTCGGCACTAACAACCGGGGATACGCTCGCCGGGGTCCCAAGGCTTCCGCTGACCGACCGGGATTTCTCCCCATGTCTTTGTAGAGCTGAATCCTAAAATCCTCACAAAATGCAACCTTCTGTAATCAGATAATCATGAAAGCGAGTGGGGAGAGCGGAAATAAAAGGAAAAGTTCAACCGAATTACAGACCCGACCTCATTCGCTTTGAGCTTTGAACGAGTAA is a window of Ictalurus punctatus breed USDA103 chromosome 4, Coco_2.0, whole genome shotgun sequence DNA encoding:
- the LOC128629557 gene encoding uncharacterized protein LOC128629557, coding for MTDRFHLQSPGVFLGGGGRIGGNVGNWKDKEVRMEVSRTYSERCDKWRNYIQNKQPQFTPTIKSNKSPKRPLAARLNTRTENRKQRARERERERERERAPWRCIATAHNLSQGERRRRGGIKKKKNKKKHLITSNSCKPFWSPKVSQCLGRCVCSVSGNDLPSHEHCHVLQCRCPPAAPLNFSLTLSCLSRLRITASELSLSLALSLSLHLSLSHCLASNRHRFPPRSPSEPRSCSVSRLGLRRRLDRLLEHKYAPRLTVKRAAGGLLIPDENVGRCAKRATTGSAVTQTAALSPPANQVMKSRENEERAPLHSESVNAEEARPAREERLIKARFRREIHTEISASVFTAEGDCVCVCVCVCVCV